AGTGCGCCCGGCTCCGGCAATCCGCGCCTGCAGCCCACTctggcgccgcaaggcaaatcCCTGGGGCATTCaccctcctccgcctcctcagCAGCTGGGCCCACTGCCGCGTCCGCGACCACTTCGCTGCCCGGCCAGCAACAGCActaccagcaacagcagcgaccgCCGACGTATGTGAAGCAGGCGGACAATAAGCCGCCGTACAATGGTCGCGGCGGCTATCCTGGGCAGCCCATGAAGAACGACATTCCGTCGAGTAGTGGCATGGCCCCGCCCCGCGGCCCGCCCAGAACCAGTTCCAGTAACAGCAACTCGTCCAGCGCCACAAACAATGCCAGCAGCGGCGGAGTCCCGGCCAGCACACCGCTGGGGCCACCCCTGTCCACCCAGATGCCGAATGGGCGGGAGAAGTCCTTTCTTGGGCCGCCGGCTCCGGCGCTGCACAACGGCACCGGCGGACGCTTTGTGCCGCCAGCGGCCAGTAAGCGACCTGGAGTGGGCCAACAGCCGCCACCACCGGAGGTAATCATTACTTAACGTGCATTTGGATTTTTTTCTAAATCATGATTTCTTTTAACCTTGCAGAAGGATGTCAACAAAATTATCAGCGACATAGCAAATATCTTCACGGTGCAGCCACTCACTTTGATAGCGGCGACGCCACATGCGCCAACGCGCGAGAACTACAACCTGCTGGCGCCCAATAGACAAAAGTATGCGATGGACATACCCAGCTCGCCACCCTCCGCGGAACCCTCATCGCTGATGACGCCACTTTTTGCGCCCATTGCCTCGCCCATCGCCCCGTTGGTGACAACACCGCCACAGGCTAGCCAAATGCCTCTGGGCGGAGCAACAAGTGGGACGATACTAGCGGGAGAGGCTCTGGCACCCCTGCACCAACTGCCACCCACTCCGCCCAAAGCAGCTTCCATAGTCACGTCGCCGGGACCGGTCAAGCCGCTCAAAACggaaaagaatcactcgctaGAGAAGCAAGACTCGTGGTATGTATACCTACAACCTTGGCCATTCAAATTGTTCATACCTTGTTCACATTTTTAGCCTGGAGAACGACCTGGAGCTGTCCGAGTCGGAGGATGAGCAGCGCAAGAAGGAGGGGTAAGTCGTGTGGCTGTGCTCATTGAAAACCAATAGGCTAAGTAACACTTTTCTTTATAGGCGATCGGCTGGAAACAGCAGCAATAGTTCCGAGTCCGATTCCAGTGAGTCGGGCAGCGAGTCGAGCAGCAAGAACGATCTGCAGCACCATCCaaaccaccagcagcaccatcaccaactgcagcagcagcagcagcaggcgtccatgcagcagcagcaagtcctccagcagcagcatcggcCCCAACCACTGACGTCCAACGGGGCCCAGAACAAGAAGTTCAGGCATGAGATCATTGCCCGTGGCAGTAATACCATTACGGGACTCCTCAGCTCCAGTGGATTCGGGAGCGGAGGTAGTGTGGGACCAGCCGGTGTGAACTCCAATGCAGTCGTGGGCGCAGGAAGTGGATCGGGCGGCACGTTAAGCAGTGGAGGCAGCTCATCGAACAAGACGCCCTCGCCAACGGAAAGCAACAAGTGGAATCTGAGTCGCTTTTTCCACAAGCCCGCAAATCAGACAAATTCCGAAAGCGTCTCGCCCGGCAATGTAAGCATGAAGGTGCCGGGCATCCTGCCAGGCGGAGCCCAAATCATACCCGAGTCCATTGATGTGACAACGGCCATTGTCAAGAACGAGAAGATCCACGACGATCACATGGCTATGGAGGAGGGTGAGGAGGAGGATGACGACGATGAGCAACAACTGCGCTATGGTAGCGGACTGAGTGTCACACCGGTGGCAGTGAAAAAAGAGGCCATTGACGCTGTATCGGAGATGGCACTTGGAGCGATaccaaaaacacaaatcaaacGTGAGTCGGCGGAGACTTTGCTTTCAGCTCGGCTCTCGGATTCTGGGACCAGTGTCAGTGGCAGCTCatcgagcagcagcagtagctcGGACAGTGCGGTTGGCGGCGACGTGGTTCCCATGCCAGGTCCTGGAGAAACCCTTCTGCTTCCGGGCGTACCGGCCACAACTGTTATGCGAGTGCAACCGACGCAGTCACAAAAGGCACCGCCGAGCAACAGCGTCACGCTGACGCCGATTCTCCCGCTGCCCACGTCGCCAAAACAGCGTCAAAAGAAGCCGCGAAAGAAGAAGGCGGTTACAAGTGCCCCCATTCTGGACTCAAGCGACGACGATGAGCCGCCGCCCAAGCATCCAGGTCTGGATCACACAGCTGTTTCAGTTCAAACGCAGCCAGCTACGGATACGGTGAAAAAGGGACGCGGACGACCCaggaagcagcagcagagcgGCGGCAGTGGTAACCTCAGTAGTGCGTCAGCCGGCAGCAGCTCCCAAACCAAGGGTCCCACGTTGACCGCTGCCAAAAAGCCTCTCGCCAAGACACCGCTGGCCATGAGCAGGGCGAGGAAGCGCGAACATTCCAGCCAGAGCAGCTCCAACGGCAACACGCCCACCAAAAAGGTGGCCACGCCCCAGCTGGTCGCCGCTCCCCTGAAACCGACCAGTGTCACTGCTGGCAGTAGCAGCTCCGACGAGGACAGCTCCTCAAGCGCCGAATCCAGTTCGAAGTCGAGCAGCTCATCGAGCAGCAGCGACGACACGGAAACCCAGAACACCAACTGCCGGATAGTCAAGCTGAACAAGACTGGCGCTGTGCAGAAGAAGGCGCTGCTGGGCAGCGGGAGCAGTTCACcaagcagcagtggcagcgaGGCGGAAGATCAGACCACCAGGTCACAGGTTGGAAGTGGGCAGGCGCTAGCACAGCAGCTGCCGCCCTACAAGCAGCTGCCGATCAGTCAGCATAGTCAGCACCTGAGCAGTTCCGACTGCTCCTCATCGAGTGGTGGCTGTACTGCTgtgtgcagcagcagcagcggcgagGAGGATGAGGGGCGGCGTGAAAAGGAGCGCGAAAGGAAGCCCAAGAGTGACAAGAATAAGATTAATACGCTGACGAGGATTTTT
This genomic stretch from Drosophila mauritiana strain mau12 chromosome 2L, ASM438214v1, whole genome shotgun sequence harbors:
- the LOC117135272 gene encoding AF4/FMR2 family member 4 isoform X2 is translated as MDIHMKKLTKPRMEEYERRKRREREKIERQQGIQIDDRETSLFGEPRRLTEGDAEITAALGEFFEAREYINKQTVGISRSAPGSGNPRLQPTLAPQGKSLGHSPSSASSAAGPTAASATTSLPGQQQHYQQQQRPPTYVKQADNKPPYNGRGGYPGQPMKNDIPSSSGMAPPRGPPRTSSSNSNSSSATNNASSGGVPASTPLGPPLSTQMPNGREKSFLGPPAPALHNGTGGRFVPPAASKRPGVGQQPPPPEKDVNKIISDIANIFTVQPLTLIAATPHAPTRENYNLLAPNRQKYAMDIPSSPPSAEPSSLMTPLFAPIASPIAPLVTTPPQASQMPLGGATSGTILAGEALAPLHQLPPTPPKAASIVTSPGPVKPLKTEKNHSLEKQDSCLENDLELSESEDEQRKKEGRSAGNSSNSSESDSSESGSESSSKNDLQHHPNHQQHHHQLQQQQQQASMQQQQVLQQQHRPQPLTSNGAQNKKFRHEIIARGSNTITGLLSSSGFGSGGSVGPAGVNSNAVVGAGSGSGGTLSSGGSSSNKTPSPTESNKWNLSRFFHKPANQTNSESVSPGNVSMKVPGILPGGAQIIPESIDVTTAIVKNEKIHDDHMAMEEGEEEDDDDEQQLRYGSGLSVTPVAVKKEAIDAVSEMALGAIPKTQIKRESAETLLSARLSDSGTSVSGSSSSSSSSSDSAVGGDVVPMPGPGETLLLPGVPATTVMRVQPTQSQKAPPSNSVTLTPILPLPTSPKQRQKKPRKKKAVTSAPILDSSDDDEPPPKHPGLDHTAVSVQTQPATDTVKKGRGRPRKQQQSGGSGNLSSASAGSSSQTKGPTLTAAKKPLAKTPLAMSRARKREHSSQSSSNGNTPTKKVATPQLVAAPLKPTSVTAGSSSSDEDSSSSAESSSKSSSSSSSSDDTETQNTNCRIVKLNKTGAVQKKALLGSGSSSPSSSGSEAEDQTTRSQVGSGQALAQQLPPYKQLPISQHSQHLSSSDCSSSSGGCTAVCSSSSGEEDEGRREKERERKPKSDKNKINTLTRIFNPKEGGAKKQGQVVIVDLQEEQQQGKLDAAAQPSAPQAPSAAPAAVMAKPRMTPTQQQQLGAGLASPARTTTPHLTSLICKIDLSKLSRERIMRLKKLTPAQQNGHLTPKDQATNAIYVPNGYAGDTNPAAKVKHEHPVKPEPELDAGYEAKFKPGNVKQEFQLKQERDRDRERERERERERERDREREQPPGRRRKRSSSSSSSPYKEKKRKKEKADQLQMGKELLPVPVLLPSNNHERMPNHDRLSYDKLQLLHEDAAAVIGDVSAPNGSPTKKLLAMSPLPPPPTVTVAPATCNEAVQTTLPSATTTSAIAPPVPATRLIYRSYFDRDVEHPSDDPRKNNQFLQEAINRKHAADSERDSFNQVTLYLEAVVYFLLTADAMERCSSEQATNTMYKDTLSLIKFISTKFRPYQQQSTTNIQHETHNKVAILSLRCQSLISLKLYKLRRKDCRAIINSLTDFFRVGRGDIANGNTPSSISPSNSVGSQGSGSNTPPGRIVPPDIHNMLCKQNEFLSYLNSAHELWDQADRLVRTGNHIDFIRELDHENGPLTLHSTMHEVFRYVQAGLKTLRDAVSHPTHQSQ
- the LOC117135272 gene encoding AF4/FMR2 family member 4 isoform X1, with the protein product MAQQQQQQLQQQQQHHTSSINNNNSILLLQQQQPQQQQQLDQLQQYNNNLYSQNYNMEEYERRKRREREKIERQQGIQIDDRETSLFGEPRRLTEGDAEITAALGEFFEAREYINKQTVGISRSAPGSGNPRLQPTLAPQGKSLGHSPSSASSAAGPTAASATTSLPGQQQHYQQQQRPPTYVKQADNKPPYNGRGGYPGQPMKNDIPSSSGMAPPRGPPRTSSSNSNSSSATNNASSGGVPASTPLGPPLSTQMPNGREKSFLGPPAPALHNGTGGRFVPPAASKRPGVGQQPPPPEKDVNKIISDIANIFTVQPLTLIAATPHAPTRENYNLLAPNRQKYAMDIPSSPPSAEPSSLMTPLFAPIASPIAPLVTTPPQASQMPLGGATSGTILAGEALAPLHQLPPTPPKAASIVTSPGPVKPLKTEKNHSLEKQDSCLENDLELSESEDEQRKKEGRSAGNSSNSSESDSSESGSESSSKNDLQHHPNHQQHHHQLQQQQQQASMQQQQVLQQQHRPQPLTSNGAQNKKFRHEIIARGSNTITGLLSSSGFGSGGSVGPAGVNSNAVVGAGSGSGGTLSSGGSSSNKTPSPTESNKWNLSRFFHKPANQTNSESVSPGNVSMKVPGILPGGAQIIPESIDVTTAIVKNEKIHDDHMAMEEGEEEDDDDEQQLRYGSGLSVTPVAVKKEAIDAVSEMALGAIPKTQIKRESAETLLSARLSDSGTSVSGSSSSSSSSSDSAVGGDVVPMPGPGETLLLPGVPATTVMRVQPTQSQKAPPSNSVTLTPILPLPTSPKQRQKKPRKKKAVTSAPILDSSDDDEPPPKHPGLDHTAVSVQTQPATDTVKKGRGRPRKQQQSGGSGNLSSASAGSSSQTKGPTLTAAKKPLAKTPLAMSRARKREHSSQSSSNGNTPTKKVATPQLVAAPLKPTSVTAGSSSSDEDSSSSAESSSKSSSSSSSSDDTETQNTNCRIVKLNKTGAVQKKALLGSGSSSPSSSGSEAEDQTTRSQVGSGQALAQQLPPYKQLPISQHSQHLSSSDCSSSSGGCTAVCSSSSGEEDEGRREKERERKPKSDKNKINTLTRIFNPKEGGAKKQGQVVIVDLQEEQQQGKLDAAAQPSAPQAPSAAPAAVMAKPRMTPTQQQQLGAGLASPARTTTPHLTSLICKIDLSKLSRERIMRLKKLTPAQQNGHLTPKDQATNAIYVPNGYAGDTNPAAKVKHEHPVKPEPELDAGYEAKFKPGNVKQEFQLKQERDRDRERERERERERERDREREQPPGRRRKRSSSSSSSPYKEKKRKKEKADQLQMGKELLPVPVLLPSNNHERMPNHDRLSYDKLQLLHEDAAAVIGDVSAPNGSPTKKLLAMSPLPPPPTVTVAPATCNEAVQTTLPSATTTSAIAPPVPATRLIYRSYFDRDVEHPSDDPRKNNQFLQEAINRKHAADSERDSFNQVTLYLEAVVYFLLTADAMERCSSEQATNTMYKDTLSLIKFISTKFRPYQQQSTTNIQHETHNKVAILSLRCQSLISLKLYKLRRKDCRAIINSLTDFFRVGRGDIANGNTPSSISPSNSVGSQGSGSNTPPGRIVPPDIHNMLCKQNEFLSYLNSAHELWDQADRLVRTGNHIDFIRELDHENGPLTLHSTMHEVFRYVQAGLKTLRDAVSHPTHQSQ